Proteins from a genomic interval of Zingiber officinale cultivar Zhangliang chromosome 2A, Zo_v1.1, whole genome shotgun sequence:
- the LOC122040277 gene encoding uncharacterized protein LOC122040277 yields the protein MMDHYKRRREQEGTLEDRLTSLHDDLLISILSFLSIKQRVALSAVCARFRLLLPSVPRLDTFRLDVGRRNQELTFPRALVRQCRIVFRDVDDFPKPLEQLLVDDLVEAGVQDLTLETSGKGWLYVGCRENSGFFNIKSLRSLFLDSIQVSKYADRRPLSPLGCAFLTSLKMKFSVISDDFLRNLFASCPFLETLQLIRCYALEHGMNKLSFHSSSIKHLIIFEIQTLSSTITIDVCAPQLESLIVPVVATLLIEAPKVRNASFLLSLEPPADPAAALMKLFRASFRRRAAWLSLNSSRIPNILAAGDGIYQVISPKYREYAMIFKLDFNFKDQSSTTILTELLKKCNECNTEFDIHVDPTRMQSSTKTAKGDQHLLYGSTGLELINLQMMMPKRRFERFLSDQKKMKKFKDTGLEMLRRRTSKEQFMDILASQDSLFKVSSNIDNCIEMKI from the exons ATGATGGACCACTACAAGCGCCGGCGTGAACAGGAAGGCACTCTGGAGGACCGCCTCACTTCCCTCCACGACGACCTCCTCATCTCCATCCTCTCCTTCCTCTCCATCAAGCAGCGCGTCGCCCTCTCCGCCGTCTGCGCCCGCTTCCGCCTCCTCCTCCCCTCCGTCCCCCGACTCGACACCTTCCGCCTCGACGTCGGCCGCCGGAACCAAGAGCTCACCTTCCCCCGTGCCCTGGTTCGCCAATGCCGCATCGTCTTTCGGGACGTCGACGATTTTCCCAAACCCCTCGAGCAGCTGCTCGTCGACGACCTCGTCGAAGCGGGCGTGCAAGACCTCACCCTCGAAACCTCCGGCAAGGGATGGCTGTACGTCGGATGCAGGGAAAACAGCGGCTTCTTCAACATCAAGTCACTGAGGAGTCTCTTCTTGGACAGCATCCAGGTGTCGAAATACGCCGATCGCCGTCCCCTCTCGCCCTTGGGCTGCGCCTTCCTCACCTCCCTTAAAATGAAATTCAGCGTCATTAGCGATGATTTCCTGCGCAACCTCTTCGCCTCCTGCCCCTTCCTCGAGACTCTGCAACTCATCCGTTGCTATGCGCTCGAGCACGGCATGAACAAGCTAAGCTTCCACTCCTCCTCCATCAAGCACTTAATCATATTCGAGATCCAAACGCTTTCCTCCACCATCACAATCGATGTTTGCGCCCCGCAGCTCGAGTCGCTCATAGTCCCCGTCGTCGCCACGCTGCTCATAGAAGCCCCCAAGGTCCGGAATGCGTCGTTCCTTCTTTCCCTCGAGCCGCCGGCGGATCCTGCAGCTGCATTGATGAAGCTTTTCAGAGCTTCTTTTCGAAGGCGAGCCGCTTGGCTCTCGCTGAATTCTAGCAGAATCCCAAAC ATATTAGCAGCAGGGGACGGGATCTATCAAGTTATTTCTCCGAAATACAGAGAGTACGCCATGATCTTCAAGCTCGACTTCAATTTCAAAGATCAGTCGTCGACCACGATATTGACTGAGCTGCTGAAGAAGTGCAATGAATGCAATACCGAGTTCGATATACATGTAGATCCTACGCGTATGCAGAGCAGCACTAAAACAGCAAAGGGCGACCAACACTTGCTCTATGGCTCGACAGGATTGGAGCTGATAAACTTACAAATGATGATGCCGAAGAGAAGATTCGAACGGTTTCTCTCAGatcagaagaagatgaagaaattcaAGGATACCGGATTGGAAATGCTGAGAAGGCGCACCAGCAAAGAGCAATTCATGGATATATTAGCATCCCAGGATTCTCTGTTCAAAGTTTCTTCCAATATTGATAACTGTATTGAAATGAAAATTTAg